A DNA window from Undibacterium sp. YM2 contains the following coding sequences:
- a CDS encoding DMT family transporter yields the protein MLTEQTKLLARRHYLTGLAIALIGAILFSTKAIVAKLIYRYNVDAVTLICFRMAFSLPIFAGIAIWQMHKGGSLSKADRWRLVALGLVGYYLSSFLDFLGLQYISAGLERLILFLTPSFVLLISAFFLKRAVSRLEWAALVVSYLGIVLVFFHDLKLGGDYVLLGSALVLGAAISYAIYLIQSGQLVQRLGSLRLVSYAMCVSSAACIGQFFILRPASMLVQPLAVYSLSIVNAIMCTVLPVFMTMIAVKRIGAATASQAGMIGPVSTLFLGAYFIGEPITGWQLAGTVLVMGGMYLLSRKKA from the coding sequence ATGCTTACAGAACAAACGAAATTACTTGCCCGCCGCCATTACCTGACTGGTCTTGCCATCGCCCTGATTGGTGCCATCCTGTTTTCTACCAAGGCTATCGTTGCCAAACTGATTTATCGCTACAACGTCGATGCGGTGACACTGATCTGTTTCCGTATGGCGTTTTCCTTGCCTATTTTTGCTGGAATTGCTATCTGGCAAATGCACAAGGGCGGCAGCCTCAGCAAAGCAGACCGCTGGCGTCTGGTGGCTTTGGGGCTGGTTGGTTATTACCTGTCATCTTTCCTGGATTTTCTCGGTTTGCAATATATCAGCGCGGGTCTGGAGCGTCTGATCCTGTTCCTGACGCCGTCCTTTGTCCTGCTGATATCTGCCTTCTTTTTGAAACGTGCTGTCAGTAGGCTGGAGTGGGCAGCCCTGGTCGTGTCTTACCTGGGCATCGTCCTGGTTTTTTTTCATGATCTTAAGCTGGGTGGCGATTATGTGCTGCTAGGCTCTGCCCTGGTGCTGGGGGCGGCAATTTCTTATGCCATCTATCTGATACAGTCTGGGCAACTGGTGCAAAGGCTGGGTTCCCTGCGTCTGGTGTCGTATGCGATGTGTGTTTCCAGTGCTGCCTGCATAGGCCAGTTTTTTATTTTGCGTCCTGCCAGCATGCTGGTGCAGCCGCTTGCTGTATATTCATTATCTATCGTGAATGCCATCATGTGTACGGTATTGCCAGTGTTTATGACCATGATTGCGGTAAAGCGCATAGGCGCAGCGACAGCTTCGCAGGCTGGCATGATAGGCCCGGTATCAACCTTGTTCCTGGGCGCTTACTTTATTGGTGAGCCCATCACGGGCTGGCAGTTGGCCGGGACAGTATTGGTAATGGGCGGCATGTATTTGCTGTCCAGGAAAAAAGCCTAA
- a CDS encoding quinone oxidoreductase, whose translation MVKAIRIQQTGGPEVMEYVDVELGKPGPGEVLVSQKACGLNFIDVYFRTGLYPQALPGGLGMEGAGVVEAIGPDVKYVQVGDRVAYAGRPTGAYAEARIMPADNLVRLPDSISFETAAAMMLQGLTVQYLFHRTFPLQGGETILFHAAAGGVGLIACQWARAIGVTMIGTVGSDEKGELAKAHGCAHVINYNKENFVQRVREITDGKGVPVVYDSIGKDTFIPSLDCLSPLGMMVSFGNASGPVPAFSLGELASRGSLFITRPSLMSYTAKRDDLEQMAAHLFSMVESGKVKIDIRQRYPLSEVAHAHRELEARKTTGSSILIP comes from the coding sequence ATGGTCAAGGCAATTCGCATACAGCAAACCGGTGGTCCGGAAGTCATGGAATATGTCGACGTAGAGCTGGGCAAGCCCGGCCCGGGTGAGGTGCTGGTAAGCCAAAAGGCTTGCGGCCTGAATTTTATTGACGTGTATTTCCGCACCGGTTTATATCCGCAAGCGCTGCCGGGTGGCCTGGGCATGGAGGGGGCTGGTGTCGTAGAGGCCATAGGGCCGGACGTGAAATATGTGCAGGTTGGCGACAGGGTGGCTTACGCGGGAAGGCCAACCGGCGCCTATGCCGAGGCCCGCATCATGCCGGCAGATAATCTCGTGCGCCTGCCAGACAGCATCAGTTTTGAGACTGCAGCCGCGATGATGCTGCAGGGCTTGACGGTGCAATACCTGTTTCACCGTACTTTCCCTTTGCAGGGCGGGGAAACAATATTGTTTCATGCTGCCGCTGGCGGTGTAGGCCTGATTGCCTGTCAGTGGGCACGCGCCATCGGTGTCACCATGATAGGCACGGTGGGCTCGGATGAGAAGGGCGAGCTGGCCAAAGCGCATGGCTGTGCCCATGTCATCAACTACAACAAGGAAAATTTTGTTCAGCGTGTCCGTGAAATTACAGATGGAAAAGGCGTGCCTGTCGTCTATGATTCCATAGGCAAGGATACTTTCATCCCGTCGCTGGATTGTCTTTCGCCGTTGGGCATGATGGTCAGCTTTGGCAATGCCTCTGGTCCTGTACCTGCTTTCAGTCTTGGCGAGCTTGCCTCACGTGGCTCGCTGTTCATTACCCGCCCCAGTTTGATGAGTTATACGGCCAAACGTGATGATCTGGAGCAAATGGCTGCTCACTTATTTTCCATGGTCGAGAGCGGCAAAGTTAAAATAGACATACGCCAGCGCTATCCCTTAAGTGAAGTGGCGCATGCGCACCGTGAGCTGGAGGCCCGCAAAACAACAGGTTCCAGCATATTGATTCCCTGA
- the ilvD gene encoding dihydroxy-acid dehydratase, which produces MPAYRSRTTTHGRNMAGARALWRATGMKDGDFDKPIVAVVNSFTQFVPGHVHLKDLGQMVAREIEAAGGVAKEFNTIAVDDGIAMGHGGMLYSLPSRELIADSVEYMVNAHCADAMVCISNCDKITPGMLMAAMRLNIPVVFVSGGPMEAGKVLETLHPKQTGEQKIMKIDLVDAMIKAGDSNVSDEEIGRIERSACPTCGSCSGMFTANSMNCLTEALGLSLPGNGTILATHADRKELFLRAGRLVVELAKRHYEQDDYSILPRSIANKATFENAMALDVSMGGSTNTVLHLLAAAHEAGVDFKMADIDRISRKVPCLCKVAPMTDKYHIEDVHRAGGIISILGELARAGLLDTTRPTVHSPTMADAIAQNDIAVTDNAAVRKLFSAAPGGIPTQTAFSQDKRFDSLDTDREAGCIRDKAHAYSQDGGLAVLYGNLAEKGCIVKTAGVDESILKFTGKARVFESQDSAVEAILGDTVHEGDVVIIRYEGPKGGPGMQEMLYPTSYIKSKGLGKACALFTDGRFSGGSSGLVIGHASPEAAEGGTIGLVEEGDIIEIDIPARTINLKVSDSDLAQRRAAMEARGPQAWQPVDRERYVSQALQAYAALATSADRGAVRDITQLQRR; this is translated from the coding sequence ATGCCCGCATACCGTTCCCGTACCACCACCCATGGCCGCAATATGGCCGGTGCCCGCGCCCTGTGGCGTGCGACTGGCATGAAAGATGGGGATTTTGATAAGCCTATCGTCGCCGTGGTCAATTCATTTACCCAGTTCGTGCCTGGTCATGTGCATCTGAAAGACCTGGGCCAGATGGTGGCGCGTGAAATTGAAGCGGCTGGTGGTGTGGCAAAAGAATTCAATACGATAGCCGTGGACGACGGCATCGCCATGGGTCATGGAGGCATGTTGTATTCCCTGCCTTCACGCGAGCTGATTGCTGACTCTGTCGAATACATGGTCAACGCCCACTGTGCTGACGCCATGGTGTGCATCTCCAACTGCGACAAGATTACGCCCGGCATGCTGATGGCTGCGATGCGTTTGAATATTCCTGTCGTGTTTGTTTCCGGTGGCCCTATGGAAGCGGGCAAGGTGCTGGAGACTTTGCATCCCAAGCAGACTGGTGAACAAAAGATCATGAAGATTGATCTGGTTGACGCCATGATCAAGGCGGGTGACAGCAATGTGTCGGATGAAGAGATAGGCCGTATAGAACGTTCTGCCTGTCCTACCTGTGGTTCCTGTTCTGGTATGTTCACGGCAAATTCGATGAACTGTTTGACCGAAGCGCTTGGTTTGTCCTTGCCAGGCAATGGCACGATATTGGCGACGCATGCTGACCGCAAGGAATTGTTCCTGCGCGCTGGCCGCCTGGTGGTGGAGCTGGCCAAACGCCATTATGAGCAGGATGATTATTCCATCCTGCCACGTTCCATCGCCAACAAAGCCACTTTTGAAAACGCCATGGCGCTTGACGTTTCCATGGGCGGTTCTACCAATACCGTTTTGCATTTACTGGCTGCTGCACATGAGGCTGGCGTGGACTTCAAGATGGCCGATATTGACCGCATCTCACGCAAAGTACCTTGTCTGTGCAAGGTAGCACCGATGACCGATAAATATCATATCGAAGATGTCCATCGCGCAGGAGGCATTATTTCCATCCTCGGCGAACTCGCACGCGCTGGTTTGCTCGATACCACACGCCCGACCGTGCATAGCCCGACCATGGCAGATGCGATTGCACAAAACGATATCGCCGTGACTGACAATGCAGCAGTACGCAAACTGTTCAGTGCTGCACCAGGCGGTATACCTACCCAGACGGCATTCTCACAAGACAAGCGCTTTGACAGTCTTGATACCGACCGCGAAGCTGGCTGCATACGCGACAAGGCGCATGCCTATTCGCAAGATGGTGGCCTGGCAGTCTTGTATGGCAATCTGGCAGAAAAAGGCTGTATCGTCAAAACCGCAGGTGTCGATGAAAGTATTTTGAAATTCACCGGCAAGGCACGTGTATTTGAAAGCCAGGATTCTGCTGTCGAAGCCATCTTGGGTGATACCGTGCATGAAGGCGATGTCGTCATCATCCGTTATGAAGGCCCCAAAGGCGGCCCCGGCATGCAGGAAATGCTGTATCCGACTTCGTACATCAAATCCAAGGGCCTGGGCAAGGCTTGCGCCCTGTTCACGGATGGCCGTTTCTCGGGCGGTTCTTCCGGTCTGGTCATTGGCCATGCTTCACCCGAAGCAGCAGAAGGCGGGACTATTGGTCTGGTGGAAGAGGGCGACATCATAGAAATCGATATTCCCGCCCGTACCATCAACCTGAAAGTCAGTGATAGCGATCTGGCGCAACGCAGGGCAGCGATGGAAGCACGTGGTCCACAAGCATGGCAGCCAGTAGACCGTGAGCGCTATGTCTCACAAGCCCTGCAGGCTTATGCTGCTTTGGCAACATCGGCTGATCGTGGCGCGGTCAGGGATATTACACAGTTGCAGCGTAGATAA
- the pepN gene encoding aminopeptidase N, with translation MRNDIASKPETIFRKDYVAPGFWVDTVEMGFDLDLSATHVATRMTMRRNHDSSEKDLVLFGESLKLLQLRMNGVNLKKSAYKIEGETLRIANAPDEVTLEIETLINPLKNTSLSGLYASNGNFITQCEAEGFRKITWFPDRPDVMAKYTVMLRADKKKFPVLLSNGNLIAEGDLGDGRHFGKWEDPFKKPSYLFALVAGKLVCQEEDYKLKSGRKVLLQVWVEDGNLDKTQHAMDSLKNSIRWDEERFGLELDLDRFMIVATGDFNMGAMENKGLNIFNTKFVLANPSIATDVDYAGIESVVGHEYFHNWTGNRVTCRDWFQLSLKEGLTVFRDQEFSADLVGTATGRAVKRIEDVRLLRQVQFSEDAGPMAHPVRPDSFVEINNFYTVTIYEKGSEVVRMYYTLLGHDGFRKGMDLYFERHDGQAVECDDFRAAMADSSGRDLTQFERWYSQAGTPRVKVEATYDADAQTYSITLSQSCPATPGQAEKLPFHIPVAMGLLGADGKDIPLHSAAYEAQAGATSLVLELTEASQTFVFTGVSSKPVPSLLRNFSAPVVLEIDYSDEELGLLLANDSDPFNRWEAGQRLATRRLVKLTTAVQQGEELSLDSMFIEALRATLNDASLDPAFRELVLTLPSEAMIAEEFKVVDPQAIHTARQFARATITKHLRADLLSAYEAHLTPGKYSPDAQSMAKRGLKNLALSYLLEWSDESTFDLAKTQFDEAENMTDRLAALTALTNFSGNDKQAKSAAKSLKAFYKDFKKEALVIDKWFMLQATARTTDVAKVRELMTHPAFTLNNPNRARSLTFAFCNANPSRFHAADGSGYVLWAELVIALNKLNPQVAARLARSMDRWKKYPESLQVHMKAALQKVADTKKLSKDVLEVVSKALAS, from the coding sequence ATGCGTAACGATATTGCCAGCAAACCAGAGACAATTTTCCGTAAAGACTATGTAGCCCCGGGATTTTGGGTAGATACGGTAGAGATGGGTTTCGACCTTGATCTTAGTGCCACCCATGTAGCCACCCGCATGACCATGCGCCGCAATCATGACAGCAGCGAGAAAGACCTGGTCTTGTTTGGCGAATCCCTGAAATTGCTGCAATTGCGCATGAATGGCGTGAACCTCAAAAAGTCTGCCTACAAGATAGAAGGCGAGACCTTGCGCATAGCCAATGCCCCGGACGAAGTCACGCTGGAAATTGAAACACTGATCAATCCGCTCAAGAATACCTCCCTGTCCGGCCTGTACGCATCCAACGGTAACTTTATTACTCAGTGCGAGGCAGAAGGCTTCCGCAAGATCACCTGGTTCCCTGACCGTCCTGACGTCATGGCGAAATACACTGTCATGCTGCGCGCCGACAAGAAAAAATTCCCTGTGCTGCTCAGCAACGGTAATCTGATAGCAGAAGGCGATCTCGGTGATGGTCGCCATTTTGGCAAGTGGGAAGACCCGTTCAAAAAGCCGTCTTACCTGTTCGCCCTGGTGGCGGGCAAGCTGGTATGCCAGGAAGAAGACTATAAGTTGAAATCTGGCCGCAAAGTCTTGCTGCAGGTTTGGGTAGAAGACGGCAACCTGGATAAAACCCAGCACGCCATGGATTCGCTCAAAAACAGCATACGCTGGGATGAAGAACGCTTTGGCCTGGAACTGGATCTTGACCGCTTCATGATCGTTGCCACTGGCGACTTCAATATGGGCGCGATGGAAAACAAAGGTTTGAATATTTTTAATACCAAGTTTGTACTGGCTAATCCAAGCATTGCGACTGACGTTGATTATGCGGGCATAGAATCAGTCGTTGGTCATGAATACTTCCATAACTGGACAGGTAACCGTGTCACTTGCCGCGACTGGTTCCAGTTGTCCCTGAAAGAGGGCCTGACGGTTTTCCGTGACCAGGAATTTTCTGCCGACCTGGTAGGCACAGCCACAGGCCGCGCCGTCAAGCGCATAGAAGATGTACGCCTGCTGCGCCAGGTACAATTCTCTGAAGATGCAGGCCCTATGGCCCATCCCGTACGCCCTGATTCTTTTGTAGAAATCAATAATTTCTACACCGTCACGATTTATGAAAAAGGTTCAGAAGTCGTGCGCATGTATTACACCTTGCTGGGCCATGATGGCTTCCGCAAAGGCATGGACCTGTATTTTGAGCGTCATGATGGCCAGGCTGTTGAATGCGATGACTTCCGCGCTGCCATGGCAGATTCCAGTGGCCGTGACCTGACTCAGTTTGAACGCTGGTATAGCCAGGCTGGTACGCCACGCGTGAAGGTCGAGGCGACTTATGATGCAGATGCACAGACTTACTCCATCACCCTGAGCCAGTCTTGCCCGGCTACACCAGGCCAGGCAGAAAAACTGCCTTTCCACATCCCGGTTGCCATGGGCTTGCTGGGGGCAGATGGCAAGGATATTCCTTTGCATAGCGCTGCTTACGAAGCACAGGCTGGCGCGACCAGCCTGGTGCTTGAACTGACAGAAGCCAGCCAGACTTTTGTCTTTACGGGCGTTAGCAGCAAACCAGTACCATCATTGTTGCGTAATTTCTCTGCACCAGTCGTGCTGGAAATTGACTACAGCGATGAAGAACTGGGCCTTTTGCTGGCCAATGACAGCGACCCGTTCAACCGCTGGGAAGCGGGCCAGCGTCTGGCTACACGCCGTCTCGTTAAACTGACAACTGCAGTACAGCAAGGTGAAGAGCTGAGCCTGGACAGCATGTTTATCGAAGCCCTGCGCGCTACCCTGAACGATGCCAGCCTCGACCCGGCTTTCCGTGAACTGGTGCTGACACTGCCATCCGAAGCCATGATCGCTGAAGAATTCAAGGTAGTAGATCCACAGGCCATCCATACTGCACGCCAGTTTGCCCGCGCCACCATCACAAAGCATCTGCGCGCTGATTTGCTGAGTGCTTATGAAGCTCACCTGACACCTGGCAAATACAGCCCGGATGCACAGTCCATGGCAAAACGTGGATTGAAAAACCTGGCCCTGTCTTATCTGCTTGAATGGTCGGACGAATCTACTTTTGATCTGGCGAAAACCCAGTTTGATGAAGCAGAAAACATGACGGACCGCCTGGCTGCACTGACTGCATTGACTAACTTCAGTGGCAATGACAAGCAAGCCAAATCGGCAGCCAAGTCCTTGAAAGCTTTCTATAAAGACTTCAAGAAAGAAGCCCTGGTCATCGACAAATGGTTCATGTTGCAGGCAACTGCACGCACCACTGATGTTGCCAAGGTGCGTGAATTGATGACGCATCCAGCATTTACATTGAACAATCCTAACCGTGCGCGCAGTTTGACGTTTGCTTTCTGTAATGCCAATCCATCCCGCTTCCACGCCGCTGATGGCAGTGGTTATGTCTTGTGGGCAGAACTGGTGATTGCTCTCAATAAACTCAACCCGCAAGTCGCAGCCCGCCTGGCACGCAGCATGGACCGCTGGAAAAAATATCCTGAGAGCCTGCAAGTGCACATGAAAGCCGCTTTGCAAAAAGTGGCTGACACCAAGAAACTGTCGAAAGACGTGCTCGAAGTCGTTAGCAAGGCCCTGGCTTCATAA
- a CDS encoding DUF1631 family protein, translated as MDTIPLNNAKTSEFSSSSRLLILQSLVPIATNLVSSQIEAFAGRLTEALFKLSDQTVRPEEVATSFAAYQQLKRNGTTFYRLVAGQVNAALAKEVSVVNTRKRARTDEGKQDFSLVSFEEMESKVLSRNLSQSLEVTNAELLVALNVRIGHILRRTPISVSQNPFRPELFVKAVHQAWMELEPNPETHHLILRLLRPELFLQLGAIYRELNQALVERGILPELNDGYRNKQKKNMMSGSDDISNRDPYLENKLRNIFSGNAPAGSFGNTVTGGGGGGGNGGGGPAMDGGGMPYTGGQDAGGGNGSGNGGGGGGYGGGSGGGGSGNAPDMVTIDRQFFDYLTSVQRDFSANPMPTDTAHLRQLSQQPNAGGLTHIDQSTIELLARIFDYVFNDTSIPADIKNLISQLQIPTLKVALLDKDFFFKESHPARVLIDTLAKSSVLLNSDTTSEDPLYQMIEGIVERVQQDFDQQIELFSDVVADLEAFLKDEEQQTEVAISEPVAVALKQEKMRLAREFAENDVAIRVETGEVAGFLETFLKEQWIRILTISHNVKEEKPNALENALRTMDDLIWSLKPKNSAEERKELVSKLPAMLSLLNAWLNAIKWDEPERVIFFSKLAERHAAIARAPLEFSPRRQLEIAVNIAQRASEKRLNRHVQDQIEQPVDEWARVIETMERGIWVDFTRQNGVTTRFKLAWVSPKRTRYIFTNRQGHDAFSVSSEELITQFREGRAIQIVAESVVDRALVEALRDPPAT; from the coding sequence ATGGATACCATTCCACTGAATAATGCCAAGACGAGCGAATTTTCCAGCTCTAGCCGTTTGCTGATATTGCAAAGTCTGGTGCCTATCGCCACTAATCTGGTTTCCTCGCAAATTGAGGCATTTGCAGGACGCCTGACCGAGGCCCTGTTTAAGCTGTCTGACCAGACTGTCAGGCCGGAAGAGGTCGCTACGAGTTTTGCTGCTTACCAGCAATTAAAGCGCAATGGCACCACTTTCTACCGCCTGGTTGCAGGCCAGGTCAATGCGGCGCTTGCCAAAGAAGTCAGTGTCGTCAATACCCGCAAGCGTGCCAGGACGGACGAAGGCAAGCAGGATTTTTCCCTGGTCAGTTTTGAAGAAATGGAGAGCAAGGTGCTCAGCCGTAACCTGAGCCAGTCGCTGGAAGTGACCAATGCAGAGTTGCTGGTTGCCCTGAATGTGCGCATAGGCCATATCCTGCGCCGCACACCCATCAGTGTTTCGCAAAACCCTTTTCGCCCGGAATTATTTGTCAAGGCCGTCCATCAGGCATGGATGGAACTGGAACCCAATCCCGAAACCCATCACCTGATCTTGCGCTTGCTGCGGCCAGAATTGTTCCTGCAACTCGGTGCTATTTATCGCGAATTGAATCAGGCCCTGGTAGAGCGCGGTATTTTGCCAGAACTCAATGATGGTTATCGTAACAAGCAAAAAAAGAACATGATGTCTGGCTCTGACGATATCAGTAACCGCGACCCTTATCTGGAAAACAAGCTGCGCAATATTTTCTCAGGCAATGCGCCCGCCGGGTCCTTTGGTAATACAGTAACCGGAGGCGGCGGTGGCGGTGGTAACGGGGGCGGCGGCCCTGCCATGGATGGTGGAGGCATGCCTTACACTGGTGGGCAAGATGCTGGCGGTGGCAATGGCAGTGGAAACGGCGGCGGTGGAGGTGGCTATGGCGGTGGTAGCGGTGGTGGTGGCAGTGGTAATGCGCCCGACATGGTCACCATAGACAGGCAGTTTTTTGATTACCTGACGAGCGTACAAAGGGATTTTTCTGCGAATCCCATGCCTACTGATACGGCGCATCTGCGGCAATTGTCGCAGCAGCCCAATGCTGGTGGCCTGACCCATATAGACCAGAGCACCATAGAGCTGCTGGCGCGTATCTTTGACTATGTCTTTAATGACACCAGCATACCCGCAGATATCAAGAACCTCATCAGCCAGTTGCAGATACCGACTTTGAAAGTGGCTTTGCTGGACAAGGATTTCTTTTTCAAGGAAAGCCATCCGGCACGGGTATTGATAGACACACTGGCTAAGTCCAGCGTCCTGCTCAATAGCGACACCACTTCAGAAGACCCGCTCTATCAGATGATAGAAGGCATAGTTGAAAGGGTGCAGCAGGATTTTGATCAGCAGATAGAACTGTTTTCAGATGTCGTTGCTGACCTGGAAGCCTTCCTCAAGGATGAAGAACAGCAAACCGAAGTTGCCATCAGTGAACCGGTAGCCGTTGCGCTGAAGCAGGAAAAAATGCGCCTGGCGCGCGAGTTTGCCGAAAATGATGTTGCCATCCGGGTAGAAACGGGTGAGGTTGCGGGTTTCCTGGAAACCTTCCTCAAAGAGCAATGGATCAGGATTCTGACGATATCGCATAACGTCAAGGAAGAAAAACCCAACGCCCTCGAAAATGCCCTGAGGACGATGGATGACCTGATCTGGAGTCTGAAACCCAAGAACAGTGCAGAAGAACGCAAGGAGCTGGTCAGCAAACTGCCAGCCATGCTGTCTTTGCTGAATGCCTGGCTCAATGCGATCAAGTGGGATGAGCCCGAACGCGTTATCTTCTTTTCCAAATTGGCTGAGCGCCATGCCGCAATTGCCCGCGCCCCGCTGGAATTCTCACCACGTCGCCAGCTTGAAATTGCCGTCAATATCGCCCAGCGCGCCAGTGAAAAACGCCTGAACCGCCATGTACAGGATCAGATAGAGCAGCCGGTAGATGAATGGGCGCGCGTCATTGAGACCATGGAGCGCGGTATCTGGGTTGATTTCACGAGACAGAATGGTGTTACCACGCGCTTCAAGCTTGCCTGGGTCAGCCCCAAGCGTACCCGCTATATCTTCACTAACCGCCAGGGGCATGACGCCTTCTCGGTCTCCAGTGAAGAATTGATTACCCAGTTCCGCGAGGGCAGGGCGATACAGATTGTGGCTGAATCTGTGGTAGATCGCGCCCTGGTGGAGGCATTGCGCGACCCTCCGGCAACTTAA
- a CDS encoding class 1 fructose-bisphosphatase produces the protein MKRVSLTQYLVEEQRLNNSIPAELRLLIEVVARACKTISHAVGKGALGEVLGTAGSENIQGEVQKKLDILSNEILLEANEWGGHLAAMASEEMESIHPIPNRYPQGEYMLLFDPLDGSSNIDVNVSIGTIFSVLKAPDGMGKPTEQDFLQPGSKQVAAGYAVYGPQTVLVLTTGNGVNCFTLDREMGSWVLTQRNMQIPADTKEFAINASNTRHWYPPVTRYVEEMLAGGTGPRGKEFNMRWIASMVADVHRILNRGGIFMYPADMREPDKAGKLRLMYEANPMSFIVEQAGGASTDGKRRMLDIQPEKLHQRVAVFLGSKNEVERVTQYHQE, from the coding sequence ATGAAACGTGTAAGCCTCACCCAATACCTGGTCGAAGAACAACGACTGAATAACTCGATCCCGGCAGAATTGCGTCTGTTGATTGAGGTTGTTGCCCGCGCCTGTAAAACCATCAGCCATGCCGTAGGCAAGGGCGCGCTGGGTGAAGTGCTTGGTACGGCGGGCAGTGAAAACATCCAGGGTGAAGTACAGAAAAAACTCGACATCCTGTCGAATGAAATCCTGCTCGAAGCCAATGAATGGGGCGGCCACCTGGCAGCCATGGCATCGGAAGAAATGGAAAGCATACATCCGATACCGAACCGCTATCCTCAGGGCGAATATATGCTCTTGTTTGATCCGCTTGATGGTTCCAGCAATATCGACGTCAACGTCTCTATCGGTACCATCTTCTCGGTATTGAAAGCACCTGACGGCATGGGCAAACCAACCGAGCAGGATTTCCTGCAGCCAGGCAGCAAGCAAGTCGCAGCCGGTTATGCCGTGTATGGCCCGCAAACAGTGCTGGTGCTGACGACAGGCAATGGCGTCAATTGCTTCACTCTCGACCGTGAAATGGGTTCCTGGGTACTGACACAACGCAATATGCAAATCCCGGCAGACACCAAGGAGTTCGCCATCAACGCTTCCAATACCCGCCATTGGTACCCGCCAGTCACACGCTATGTAGAAGAAATGCTGGCTGGCGGCACCGGCCCGCGCGGCAAAGAATTCAATATGCGCTGGATCGCCTCCATGGTCGCCGATGTACACCGCATCCTGAACCGTGGCGGCATCTTCATGTACCCGGCAGATATGCGTGAACCGGACAAAGCAGGCAAGCTGCGCCTGATGTACGAAGCCAACCCCATGTCTTTTATCGTAGAACAGGCTGGCGGCGCATCGACAGACGGCAAGCGCCGTATGCTGGACATCCAGCCAGAAAAACTGCATCAGCGTGTGGCTGTGTTCCTGGGTTCCAAAAACGAAGTGGAAAGAGTGACGCAATACCATCAGGAATGA
- a CDS encoding DUF4136 domain-containing protein, whose product MKKFTLFFALACSLLLGGCATTFTSQVSVFHEWPGATQDKSYIFERAPVQENNPEHKLYEDLLRTRLQNLGFKEVAAGTAPVLKVELQYASTLREIQASPFWQPGIYDPYWGLHFSRGIYRRHYIYYPGYWGWPGYPRGWTDISVRSTYLHQLQIRITELNGNKKLADIKASTEQFNPEISLYIPYLMDSALKDFPGKNGSTSKVELTVKD is encoded by the coding sequence ATGAAAAAGTTCACCTTATTCTTCGCCCTGGCCTGCAGCCTGCTGCTGGGCGGATGTGCGACGACATTCACGAGCCAGGTCAGCGTCTTCCACGAATGGCCAGGCGCCACACAAGACAAATCTTATATATTTGAACGTGCACCGGTGCAGGAAAATAATCCCGAGCACAAGCTGTATGAAGACTTGCTCAGAACCCGCCTGCAAAATCTGGGCTTCAAGGAGGTGGCGGCTGGAACGGCGCCTGTCCTGAAAGTTGAATTGCAGTATGCCAGCACACTCAGGGAAATCCAGGCCTCGCCGTTCTGGCAACCTGGTATCTATGACCCCTATTGGGGCCTGCATTTCAGCCGTGGCATTTATCGCCGCCACTATATTTATTATCCGGGATACTGGGGCTGGCCCGGCTACCCCCGTGGATGGACGGATATCAGCGTGCGCAGCACCTACCTGCACCAGTTGCAAATTCGCATCACTGAATTGAACGGTAACAAGAAACTGGCTGACATCAAGGCCAGCACCGAGCAATTCAACCCTGAGATCTCGCTGTATATTCCTTATCTGATGGATAGCGCGCTCAAGGACTTTCCGGGCAAGAATGGCAGCACCAGCAAGGTGGAATTGACCGTCAAGGATTAA